The Rhodothermales bacterium nucleotide sequence CGACTTCCCGCTCTCCCCCTCCTGAAGCGACGCCATCCCGAAGTCGGCGATTTTGACCTGCCCTTCGTGCGAGAGCAGGATGTTCGCCGGCTTCAGATCCCGGTGGAAGATGCCCTCCGCATGCGCGGCCCGGAGGCCGGCGACGACGGCGGAGAGGATATAAAGCGCCAGGGAGGCCGGCAGGCGATGCTCGGCGAGCAGGTTCGCGAGCGACATGCCTTCGACGTACTCCGCCGTGAAGTAGGCCCCGTTCGCGGAGCGCCCGAACCCGTAGACACTGACGACATTCGGATGCTGGATGCGCGCCATCAGCCGCGCCTCTTCCTCGAAGCGAGCCGTCATCTCCTCGTCGTGCCGCGCATCGGGATTGACGACCTTGAGCAGGACAAACCGATCCAGCGACGCCTGGTACGCCTTGTACACGACGGTCCAGGCGCTTCGGGACAGCTCCAGAAACGGCTTGACGTCTGCTACGAGGTCGGGAGATTCCATTCCTTGAGGCGATTGTGGATCCAGCCGCGCGATACCCCGAGGCGACGGGCCGTCTCGGACACGTTGCCGTCGCTGTCCTTCATCGCTTCGAGCACGACGCGTTTTTCGATATCGGCGAGGGTTTGTCCCTCATTCAGCATCTCATGATACGTCCGCTTGAGGGGCTTTTCTCCCGCCGGCAGGTTCATATCCTCCACATCGAGAAATTCGCCCCGCGCCATGACGACGGCGCGCTCGATCGTGTTCTGCAACTCGCGCACGTTGCCCGGCCACGGATGCGCGCGCATGGCCTCGATCGCCTCGGGTGTAAATCCCTTGATGTACTCCCGCCGGCCCACGGCGTATTTGTCCAGAAAGAAGTTCGCCAGCAGCGGGATGTCCATCCCGCGGTCGCGCAGAGGAGGCGTGGTCAGCGATATCGTGTTGAGGCGGTAGAGCAGATCCTCGCGGAAGGAGCCGTCCTTGATGAGCTGCTTCAGCGGTTTGTTGGTCGCGGAAAGGATGCGTACGTCGACATGCCGCACCTTGGTCTCGCCGATCCGTTTGATCTCGCCCTCCTGCAGCACGCGCAACAACGCCGTCTGGAGCGACGGGCTCAGGTCGCCGACTTCATCCAGAAACAGGGTCCCGCCGTCTGCGGCCTCGAACAGGCCGGCCTTGTCCACAGCCGCTCCCGTAAACGCGCCTTTTTTGTACCCGAACAACTCGCTCTCCAGCAGCGTGTCCGGCAGCGAGCCGCAAAATAGCGCGAGAAACGGCTTTTTCTGGCGGTGGCCGTTGTAATGGATCGCGCGGGCCACCAGCTCCTTCCCCGTGCCGCTCTCGCCTTCGATGAGCACGGTGGCGTCGTTGTCGAGCACGCGTTCCATGATCGCATAAAGCCGGCGCATCGGCGGGCTCTGCCCGATCATTTCATCGAAGCCGTGGATCCGCTGCAGCTCGCTCCGAAGCTGGCGGTTTTCGTCGCGCAGCGTCTGGTACAGCCGTGCGTTTTCGATGGCCACCGCCGCGAGATTCGAGAAGGCTTCCAGAAAGGGGAGGTTGTCCTGCTTGAACCGGCTCCGATCGGTCAGGCAATCCATATAGATCGCACCGATCTGCCGGCTTTTCAGGCGCAGCGGCACACACGCGATCGACTTGATGCGCTGCACCACGATGCTCTCCGCGCCACTGAACCGCTCGTCCTCGAGGGCCTCGTGCACCATCACCGGCTCACCGGTCTGCAACACCCGGTGTACGACGCTGGTCGAGATGCGCACGACATCGCCCAGCTGCTCCTCGGTAAAGTTCATGCTGGCGCGGACTTCAAAGCCGGCGCGCTCCGTTTCCGAGTTGAGCAGCACGAAGCCTCGATCGGCGCCGAGCGCGTCCATCGCGGCCTCCAGCACCTTCTCCATCAACGCCCCGGATTCCTGAATGGAATTTAGCGTCAGCGCAATGTCGAACAGCGCTTCGAGGTTGGATCTGTTTTGCGGTTCCGCAGCGGACATAAGACCAGAAAAATTAAGATGGCGCGCGGCGCCGGTTCGGCGCTACTGGATGCGAAAGCCGGCTTCGCGCGAGCGGCTGCGATTGCCGAATTCGTCGACCACCGACACCGTCCAGAAGTATTCGCCGGACAGCAGGGGGGTCGGAATCTTCAACGATACGCTATCGGCGGGAATGTTTTCGAGGAGCTGAACGACGGTCTGGATATTCTCATCGACGCGGACGATGTCGAGCCGGTACG carries:
- a CDS encoding sigma 54-interacting transcriptional regulator; amino-acid sequence: MSAAEPQNRSNLEALFDIALTLNSIQESGALMEKVLEAAMDALGADRGFVLLNSETERAGFEVRASMNFTEEQLGDVVRISTSVVHRVLQTGEPVMVHEALEDERFSGAESIVVQRIKSIACVPLRLKSRQIGAIYMDCLTDRSRFKQDNLPFLEAFSNLAAVAIENARLYQTLRDENRQLRSELQRIHGFDEMIGQSPPMRRLYAIMERVLDNDATVLIEGESGTGKELVARAIHYNGHRQKKPFLALFCGSLPDTLLESELFGYKKGAFTGAAVDKAGLFEAADGGTLFLDEVGDLSPSLQTALLRVLQEGEIKRIGETKVRHVDVRILSATNKPLKQLIKDGSFREDLLYRLNTISLTTPPLRDRGMDIPLLANFFLDKYAVGRREYIKGFTPEAIEAMRAHPWPGNVRELQNTIERAVVMARGEFLDVEDMNLPAGEKPLKRTYHEMLNEGQTLADIEKRVVLEAMKDSDGNVSETARRLGVSRGWIHNRLKEWNLPTS